The Lucilia cuprina isolate Lc7/37 chromosome 5, ASM2204524v1, whole genome shotgun sequence genome includes a window with the following:
- the LOC111688773 gene encoding FGGY carbohydrate kinase domain-containing protein, with product MPKIYFIGVDVGTSSARAALVTSDGKVLKQAVQNIHIWNPEHEHFEQSSEDIWNAVCHCVKSVTSEVSKEEIVAISFDATCSLVVLGENGEPLPVSNSRQPEQNIILWMDHRAHKEAAQINDTKHDLLKYVGGQVSVEMELPKLMWLKNNRYLSTWTKLWRVFDLPDFLTWRSTGCDTRSLCSVVCKWNYDAVKMEWNADFFREIGLEDLLKNGAEIIGNEIKEPGTPVGKGLSEAAAKEMNLLPGTIVGTSLIDAHAGALGMFGCRSTEYNCELEGKLALICGTSTCHMSLTKEPCEAIGIWGPYRSAIIPGYYLNEGGQSAAGLLLDHVIKTHPQYMHIKLKLNDNEHIYSYLNRLLKNMAKERGLDDVCYMTKDLHVWPDFHGNRSPIANPNLKGMISGLNMNVDEESLAVLYLAFVQALAYGTRHIIDNLLKHQRVPFNILLFCGGLAKNALYIQCHADICQLPALIPDEQEMVLVGSAMLGACAAKVYENLESASAAMGGTGKLIIPQFGTKDFHERKYQVFLEMLKDQYKYKDMM from the exons ATGccgaaaatctattttattggTGTTGATGTGGGGACTTCATCAGCTCGTGCTGCTTTGGTAACATCAGATGGAAAGGTCTTAAAACAAGCTGTTCAAAATATACACATTTGGAATCCAGAACATGAACATTTCGAACAATCATCGGAGGATATTTGGAATGCAGTCTGTCATTGTGTTAAG AGCGTCACCAGTGAAGTCTCTAAAGAGGAAATCGTTGCAATTTCCTTTGATGCCACCTGTTCCCTTGTGGTTTTAGGAGAAAATGGTGAACCTTTACCGGTAAGCAATAGTCGACAGCCGGaacaaaatatcattttatgGATGGACCATAGAGCTCACAAAGAAGCGGCCCAAATCAATGATACCAAACATGATCTCCTTAAATATGTGGGCGGTCAAGTTTCGGTTGAAATGGAATTGCCGAAATTAATGTGGTTAAAAAATAATCGTTATCTCTCGACCTGGACTAAATTGTGGAGGGTATTTGATTTGCCGGATTTTCTAACATGGCGCAGTACCGGCTGTGATACAAGATCTTTGTGTTCGGTAGTTTGTAAGTGGAATTATGATGCTGTCAAAATGGAATGGAATGCTGATTTCTTTAGAGAAATAGGACTCGAAGATTTGCTTAAGAACGGAGCGGAAATAATAGGCAATGAAATAAAAGAACCCGGTACGCCAGTTGGTAAAGGTTTAAGTGAGGCAGCGGCTAAAGAAATGAATCTATTACCTGGCACTATAGTAGGCACCTCCCTAATAGATGCTCATGCCGGGGCATTGGGCATGTTTGGTTGTCGTTCGACCGAGTATAATTGTGAGCTAGAGGGTAAATTGGCTTTAATTTGTGGCACTTCGACATGCCACATGAGTCTGACTAAGGAGCCCTGTGAGGCCATTGGCATTTGGGGTCCCTATCGTAGTGCCATAATACCgggttattatttaaatgaaggtGGGCAAAGTGCTGCTGGGTTACTGTTGGATCATGTTATTAAAACGCATCCACAATATATgcatattaaattgaaattaaatgataatgA ACATATATATAGCTATTTGAATAGATTGCTAAAAAACATGGCCAAAGAACGGGGTCTTGATGATGTTTGTTACATGACCAAAGATTTGCATGTTTGGCCAGATTTCCATGGTAATCGTTCTCCCATAGCTAATCCCAATTTAAAAGGAATG aTTTCTGGTCTCAATATGAATGTAGATGAAGAATCTTTGGCAGTTTTATATTTAGCTTTTGTACAAGCTTTAGCG TATGGTACCCGACACATCATTGACAATTTACTCAAACATCAACGAGTGCCTTTCAACATTTTACTTTTCTGCGGCGGTTTAGCGAAAAATGCTCTTTATATACAATGTCATGCGGATATTTGCCAATTGCCAGCTTTAATACCCGATGAACAGGAAATGGTTTTAGTAGGATCTGCTATGTTGGGTGCTTGTGCTGCtaaagtttatgaaaatttagAATCTGCTTCTGCGGCCATGGGTGGTACGGGTAAATTGATTATACCACAATTTGGCACTAAAGATTTTCACGAGCGTAAATATCAAGTTTTCTTAGAAATGTTAAAGGACCAATATAAATACAAGGATATGATGTGA
- the LOC111688775 gene encoding vacuolar protein sorting-associated protein 33B, with protein sequence MQASSLDKKLQGFQLIAQEKLQTILCSIPGKKDLIIESALIKPLEHICAASWLKLKGIQRIFKLNADNAITRSSPDQVQLYMIRSDLCTFSRVLQQIKLICKSQASSSSWLEDTHFKFFHIICIPSCFSFFSQILEKEGLFGVVGLHRYNWDFIHLDEGVLCMEMPNVFSTAYMRNDSSLLPAIAHSLRVLQILCGRPDLTLTFGEHSENIVKMLNKLGPLPKRVDENDFSALLIIDRDKDYAAPLLTPAIYSALLMEVFPSNAGILELEKSTNKIQQQKLNIFNLPPKKENETKSKNTTNAKSPTIHFNSLHDEIYAENRYKHFSAASSQIRQQAKSMSLELQKLNNMKLDEMHDYVNRKLPKITDIKNKLLKHLNASEKVIEMLGSNFRRVQSLEEDILNNVSRKKILQDIEELLTTDGQKYNTLRLLCLLHVCAGITTEELSQFIRNYCNYFGLKYLTIFELLAQVGLLPPLVEEVATPINKTASKLLSNIPLNIPKFQQTQFQANANRLKLMVSTAGEEESENRANSNVQNSQNPSTVSSCPSYVFNRLYIPLIAQLSSFLLKAINSEDFITKIAMIEGIQINGQPLKNYSQNVKQTEPNKDFLSIPLKKRQVMVYVVGGITYAEIAACNLVSKITDSEILVASDCVLSGSDLIASAF encoded by the exons atgcaGGCTTCTTCATTGGACAAGAAACTACAAGGATTTCAACTAATAGCACAGGAAAAACTACAAACTATTTTATGTTCTATACCTGGTAAAAAAGATTTAATCATTGAATCAGCTCTTATTAAACCCTTGGAACACATTTGTGCAGCTTCTTGGCTGAA acttAAAGGTATCCAAcgtatattcaaattaaatgctGACAATGCCATTACTCGCTCCTCTCCAGATCAAgttcaattgtatatgatacgcaGTGATTTGTGCACATTTAGTCGTGTACTGCAACAAATCAAGTTGATTTGTAAATCTCAggcatcatcgtcatcatggTTAGAAGAcactcattttaaattttttcatataatatgtATTCCATCATGCTTTTCCTTTTTCTCTCAAATACTGGAAAAGGAAGGTTTGTTTGGGGTTGTGGGTTTGCATCGTTATAATTGGGATTTCATACATTTGGATGAGGGTGTGTTGTGTATGGAAATGCCAAat GTATTTTCTACAGCATACATGAGAAATGACAGTTCCCTACTACCCGCCATAGCGCACTCGCTAAGAGTCTTACAAATTCTATGTGGCCGTCCCGATTTAACACTTACCTTCGGTGAACATTctgaaaatattgttaaaatgctaaataaaCTTGGACCGTTACCAAAAAGAGTTGATGAAAATGATTTTTCAGCTTTATTAATAATAGATCGTGATAAAGATTACGCTGCGCCGCTTTTAACACCAGCCATATATTCTGCTCTTTTGATGGAAGTTTTTCCCAGTAATGCTGGTATTTTAGAGCTAGAAAAgtctacaaataaaatacaacaacagaaACTAAACATATTTAACTTACCTCCCAAAAAGGAAAATGagacaaaaagtaaaaatacgaCGAATGCGAAGTCTCCTACAATACACTTTAACTCACTTCATGATGAGATATACGCGGAAAAtcgttataaacatttttcggCAGCAAGCAGTCAAATACGTCAACAGGCCAAATCAATGAGTTTGGAATTGCAAAAGTTAAACAACATGAAATTGGATGAAATGCATGATTATGTTAATCGTAAATTGCCCAAGATAACGgatattaaaaataagttaCTCAAACATTTAAATGCCAGCGAAAAGGTTATTGAAATGTTAGGTTCTAACTTTAGACGTGTACAATCTCTGGAAgaggatattttaaataatgtttcacgtaagaaaattttacaagatATTGAAGAATTGTTAACAACTGATGGTCAGAAATATAATACATTACGTTTATTGTGTCTTTTGCATGTATGTGCTGGCATTACCACTGAAGAACTGTCACAATTTATAcgtaattattgtaattattttggtttaaaatatttaactatattTGAGCTATTAGCACAAGTGGGTCTTTTACCGCCCTTGGTGGAGGAGGTCGCAACTCCCATTAATAAAACTGCTTCTAAGTTACTATCGAATATTCCTTTGAACATACCAAAATTTCAACAAACTCAATTCCAAGCCAATGCAAATCGTTTAAAATTAATGGTTTCAACTGCCGGCGAGGAGGAGTCGGAAAATCGCGCAAATTCTAACGTACAAAACTCACAGAATCCATCAACAGTTTCATCTTGTCCCAGTTATGTTTTCAATCGTCTTTATATACCCCTTATAGCACAATTATcttcatttcttttaaaagctATCAATAGTGaggattttattacaaaaatagctATGATCGAGGGCATACAAATTAATGGTCAACCTTTAAAGAATTATAgtcaaaatgttaaacaaacgGAGCCAAACAAAGATTTTCTGTCAATACCCTTGAAGAAGCGGCAAGTTATGGTTTATGTAGTGGGTGGTATTACTTATGCTGAAATTGCTGCTTGCAATTTGGTTTCAAAAATAACCGATTCTGAAATTTTAGTGGCCTCAGATTGTGTTTTATCAGGATCTGATTTAATAGCTAGCGCTTTTTAG
- the LOC111688785 gene encoding ribonuclease P/MRP protein subunit POP5, with product MRYKQLFFVLMSNFLFITKKNQNTRCIVYISLILFLFNMVRIKNRYVVVQIIPHNTQTKVLHLKDHVLSKCIMSHVQKFYGVYGAGLLEHGFRVKYCNERTKIAILRSSHYSHKYVTSILPLITVIGETRAKFRTIYTGATIMQCNKFIIKHQQKFLDCMVGQIESAKERQDMIKRVLEFEIN from the exons ATGAGatataaacagctgttttttgttttgatgagcaattttttgtttattacaaaaaagaaTCAAAATACACGTTGCATTGTttacatttctttaattttgtttttatttaacatggTGCGCATAAAGAATCG tTATGTTGTTGTACAAATTATACCACACAATACACAAACCAAAGTTTTACACCTAAAAGATCATGTTCTTTCCAAGTGTATAATGTCACATGTCCAAAAGTTTTATGGTGTCTATGGAGCGGGCTTATTGGAACATGGATTTCGTGTTAAATATTGTAACGAAAGAACTAAAATTGCTATATTACGTTCTTCTCATTATTCGCATAAATATGTCACCAGTATTTTGCCTTTAATAACAGTG aTCGGTGAAACTAGAGCAAAATTTCGTACCATATACACGGGAGCCACAATTATGCAgtgcaataaatttataataaaacatcaaCAGAAATTCCTAGATTGCATGGTGGGACAAATTGAATCCGCAAAAGAAAGACAAGATATGATAAAACGTGTATTGGAATTtgaaataaactaa
- the LOC111688774 gene encoding mitochondrial E3 ubiquitin protein ligase 1 has translation MEFIHEGIALGVDLLILGLCVKEYVSYKKSVKLLKTAPQLSIDNELKDFVARQKDKKVPYAVVRGTVTPIGVPMRSVMSPSVTGVLQVIKLSEHRVARGFAGFWSEQRKLIHVSSNEMPFELTNNGSGVEVVDALSAAVLDMDVVYDNYEPSSLSFFDHVFGFFSGIRQKGLQTTEEVLRDGSFITAVGELELDGKTLRLQPSPLGPLFLTTSTKSTLIKKFEEAKNSMLFKIFVCGSISAVLITIIARKIYMKKKQERDERRIRETLEKERKERRAKSRPVNLTSDQLCVVCNINPKEVIILPCGHVCICEDCSEKIKMTCPVCRGKINTRAAAFIS, from the exons atggaatttataCACGAAGGCATTGCATTGGGTGTAGATTTACTAATTTTAGGTTTATGTGTTAAGGAATATGTTAGCTACAAGAAAAGTGTTAAATTGCTAAAG ACAGCACCTCAATTATCTATAGATAATGAATTAAAGGATTTCGTTGCTagacaaaaagataaaaaggtACCCTATGCTGTGGTACGAGGTACCGTGACACCCATTGGTGTACCAATGCGTAGTGTAATGTCTCCATCAGTGACAGGTGTATTGCAAGTGATAAAATTAAG cgAACATCGAGTTGCACGAGGCTTTGCCGGCTTTTGGTCAGAACAACGTAAACTTATACATGTATCATCCAACGAAATGCCCTTCGAGTTAACCAATAATGGTTCTGGCGTTGAGGTAGTCGATGCCCTATCTGCCGCCGTACTCGATATGGATGTAGTCTATGATAATTATGAACCTTCTTCCCTCTCATTTTTCGATCatgtttttggtttcttttcggGTATACGTCAAAAGGGTCTACAAACAACCGAAGAAGTTCTAAGGGATGGTAGTTTTATAACTGCCGTTGGTGAACTTGAACTAGATGGTAAAACATTGCGTTTGCAACCTTCACCCTTGGGACCACTCTTTttaacaacatcaacaaaatcAACGCTAATTAAGAAATTTGAAGAGGCTAAAAATTCTatgctatttaaaatatttgtttgtggtTCAATATCGGCAGTGTTGATCACTATAATTGCAAGAAagatttatatgaaaaagaagCAAGAACGTGACGAAAGACGTATAAGAGAAACTCTGGAAAAGGAACGTAAAGAGAGAAGAGCTAAATCGCGTCCCGTTAATTTGACGTCCGATCAATTGTGTGTGGTGTGCAATATTAATCCTAAAGAg GTGATTATTCTACCCTGTGGTCATGTTTGTATTTGTGAAGATTGTTcggagaaaataaaaatgacttGTCCGGTTTGTCGTGGTAAAATTAATACACGTGCTGCTGCCTTTATATCGTAA